The following are encoded together in the Aliidongia dinghuensis genome:
- a CDS encoding SDR family NAD(P)-dependent oxidoreductase: MSAKPLALVTGGASGIGWAISNRLASDGFEVAIVDINAELAASRVAELKAAGHEASAHAVDITDEQAVAALIGSLPPLAALVNNAGIFADRPFAETTVEQFRRTYEVNLIAPFLIARAALARMAAGGKIVNIASRAYLGARNQIDYVASKGAVVSFTRALAMEVIGRGILVNAVAPGLIDTPILRALTPERMAAQLALQPTGKAGRPEDIANAVSFLVSPRTDFITGQVIFVDGGKSLGGTAA; the protein is encoded by the coding sequence ATGAGCGCCAAGCCCCTCGCTCTCGTCACCGGTGGTGCGTCCGGCATCGGCTGGGCGATCTCGAACCGACTGGCGTCGGACGGTTTCGAGGTTGCCATCGTCGACATCAATGCGGAGCTGGCCGCGAGCCGCGTCGCCGAACTCAAGGCCGCAGGGCATGAGGCGAGCGCCCATGCGGTCGACATCACCGATGAGCAGGCGGTGGCGGCACTGATCGGCTCGCTTCCACCGCTTGCCGCCCTGGTGAACAACGCCGGCATCTTCGCCGACCGGCCGTTTGCCGAGACCACGGTCGAGCAATTCCGGCGCACCTACGAGGTCAATCTCATCGCGCCGTTCCTGATCGCCCGCGCGGCACTCGCGCGCATGGCGGCGGGCGGCAAGATCGTCAACATCGCCTCGCGCGCCTATCTGGGTGCGCGCAACCAGATCGACTATGTCGCGTCCAAGGGCGCGGTCGTCAGCTTCACCCGCGCGCTCGCGATGGAGGTGATCGGCCGCGGCATTCTGGTCAATGCCGTCGCTCCCGGCCTGATCGACACGCCGATCCTGCGGGCTCTGACGCCGGAGCGCATGGCGGCGCAGCTCGCCCTGCAGCCGACGGGCAAGGCGGGGCGGCCGGAGGATATCGCCAACGCGGTCTCGTTCCTGGTCTCGCCGCGCACCGACTTCATCACCGGACAGGTGATCTTCGTCGACGGCGGCAAGTCGCTGGGTGGCACGGCAGCGTGA
- a CDS encoding ABC transporter ATP-binding protein: MAELLSFANVSAGYGRIEALSEVSLSVAAGGITALLGANGAGKTTVLNTICGLVAARKGEIRFDGKRIDGLASERVVSLGISQVPEGREVFHQMSVQENLLLGAHQRNEADGIARDIEVMCGYFPILKQRYRQMAGTLSGGEQQMLLIARALMARPRLLLLDEPSLGLSPLLVQQVFETIVRLHREEELTLLIVEQNAAIALEVAQYAYILENGEVAAHGTPDDLSANDAVASAYLGM; this comes from the coding sequence ATGGCTGAGCTCCTGTCCTTCGCCAATGTCTCGGCCGGCTATGGCCGGATCGAGGCGCTTTCCGAAGTGTCGCTCTCGGTCGCGGCCGGCGGCATCACGGCGCTGCTCGGCGCCAACGGTGCCGGCAAGACGACCGTGCTCAATACGATCTGCGGTCTTGTCGCCGCCCGGAAGGGAGAGATCCGCTTCGACGGCAAACGCATCGATGGCCTGGCGTCGGAGCGCGTCGTTTCGCTCGGCATCTCTCAGGTGCCCGAAGGGCGCGAGGTGTTCCATCAGATGAGTGTGCAGGAGAACCTGCTGCTTGGCGCGCATCAGCGCAACGAGGCGGACGGCATCGCGCGCGACATCGAGGTGATGTGCGGCTATTTCCCGATCCTGAAGCAGCGCTATCGTCAGATGGCGGGCACGCTGTCGGGCGGCGAGCAGCAGATGCTGCTGATCGCCCGCGCGCTGATGGCCCGGCCGCGCCTGCTGCTGCTCGACGAACCCTCGCTCGGCCTGTCGCCGCTCCTGGTGCAGCAGGTGTTCGAGACCATCGTGCGGCTGCATCGCGAGGAAGAGCTGACCCTGCTGATCGTCGAGCAGAACGCGGCGATCGCGCTCGAGGTCGCGCAATACGCCTACATCCTGGAGAACGGCGAGGTGGCTGCGCACGGCACGCCCGACGATCTCTCCGCGAACGACGCCGTCGCGTCGGCCTATCTCGGCATGTGA
- a CDS encoding SDR family NAD(P)-dependent oxidoreductase encodes MSEQRTALVTGAGSGIGRAITLRFVREGVAVLAVDQNQAGLDETAALAGADAKIAGFVADVRGKEAPDAAVAEAVRRFGGLDFLINNAGIGAAKSAADTTDEDWDRYSDINLRAVFRFSRAALPHLKPGIGAIVNMASVFGLFGHPNVAPYAATKAGVVGLTIQMAADCGPNGVRVNAIAPGVIETPLTRARIDTDQRFNALNIDPIPFPRLGRPEDVANAAFFLCSDQASYINGHVLAVDGGWSVTNYSRRGAAL; translated from the coding sequence ATGAGTGAACAGAGAACTGCCCTCGTTACCGGTGCCGGTTCCGGCATCGGCCGCGCCATCACGTTGCGCTTCGTCCGCGAGGGCGTCGCGGTGCTGGCCGTCGACCAGAACCAGGCTGGGCTGGACGAGACGGCGGCGCTGGCGGGCGCCGATGCGAAGATCGCCGGCTTCGTCGCCGATGTACGGGGCAAGGAAGCGCCCGATGCCGCCGTCGCCGAGGCGGTGAGGCGCTTCGGCGGGCTCGATTTCCTCATCAACAACGCCGGCATCGGTGCGGCGAAGTCCGCGGCCGATACGACGGATGAGGATTGGGATCGCTACTCGGACATCAACCTGCGCGCGGTCTTCCGATTTTCCCGTGCGGCACTGCCGCATCTCAAGCCCGGCATCGGCGCCATCGTCAACATGGCCTCGGTCTTCGGCCTGTTCGGCCATCCGAACGTCGCACCCTATGCCGCCACCAAGGCCGGCGTCGTCGGGCTCACCATCCAGATGGCGGCCGATTGCGGCCCGAACGGCGTGCGCGTCAACGCCATCGCGCCGGGCGTGATCGAGACGCCGCTTACCCGCGCCCGGATCGACACGGACCAGCGCTTCAACGCGCTCAACATCGATCCCATCCCGTTCCCGCGGCTCGGCCGGCCCGAGGACGTCGCCAATGCCGCGTTCTTCCTCTGCTCCGACCAAGCCTCCTACATCAACGGCCATGTGCTGGCGGTCGACGGCGGCTGGAGCGTCACGAACTATTCCCGGCGGGGTGCGGCACTGTGA
- a CDS encoding ABC transporter substrate-binding protein, producing the protein MLRAVKLLGCLAGTAMLGVVGTAVAAEPGLTDTTIKIGLFGPMSGPSQAYGQDVMNAAKMYYDKINAEGGINGRKIEVVEEDDRCSPNDLVAAVKKLVEQDQVFILNGGSCSAPVVAAKDYVVRSGVPWVMLNASGDGALYPPQPNIFGALSISQRAVGGSTVEFASKYLGAKKLGYINHDDAYGAWNLEAAGPQAKENGATFLVESVDPKITDVTAPVLKMKAANVDALILTTYAGPAQLILKKAQELHFDKPIIVAVNAIANLKQMVDNVGSKDAFKNVYIQELLMAKPGSEKLGWVYDMYKKAYPDLAAQPGHPQVYMPYGIPPAEVVVKALQAAGRDVTRAKFIDAVEHLNFSSVMAGPIVFTHTEHAAQKASIYFKYDGENLTEVPGVFASRWTYKAD; encoded by the coding sequence ATGCTGAGAGCGGTTAAGCTGTTGGGATGCCTGGCCGGCACGGCCATGCTCGGCGTGGTGGGCACGGCGGTCGCCGCCGAGCCGGGCCTCACGGACACCACCATCAAGATCGGCCTGTTCGGCCCGATGTCCGGTCCTTCCCAGGCCTACGGCCAGGACGTGATGAACGCGGCCAAGATGTACTACGACAAGATCAATGCCGAAGGTGGCATCAACGGTCGCAAGATCGAGGTCGTGGAGGAAGACGACCGGTGCTCGCCCAATGATCTGGTCGCCGCAGTCAAGAAGCTCGTCGAGCAGGATCAGGTGTTCATCCTCAACGGCGGCTCCTGCTCCGCGCCGGTGGTTGCGGCGAAGGACTATGTCGTGCGCTCGGGCGTGCCTTGGGTGATGCTGAATGCATCCGGTGACGGCGCGCTCTATCCGCCCCAGCCCAACATCTTCGGCGCGCTCTCGATCTCGCAGCGTGCCGTCGGTGGCTCGACCGTCGAGTTTGCGTCCAAGTATCTCGGCGCCAAGAAGCTCGGCTACATCAATCACGACGATGCCTATGGCGCGTGGAACCTCGAGGCCGCCGGCCCGCAGGCCAAGGAGAACGGAGCGACATTTCTTGTCGAATCGGTCGATCCGAAGATCACCGACGTCACGGCGCCCGTGCTGAAGATGAAGGCGGCGAATGTCGACGCCCTCATCCTCACGACCTATGCCGGCCCGGCGCAGCTGATCCTGAAGAAGGCGCAGGAACTGCACTTCGACAAGCCGATCATCGTGGCAGTGAACGCCATCGCGAACTTGAAGCAGATGGTCGACAACGTCGGCTCCAAGGACGCGTTCAAGAACGTCTATATCCAGGAACTGCTGATGGCGAAGCCTGGCTCCGAAAAGCTCGGCTGGGTCTATGACATGTACAAGAAGGCCTATCCGGACCTGGCCGCGCAGCCCGGTCATCCGCAGGTCTACATGCCCTACGGCATCCCGCCGGCGGAGGTCGTGGTGAAGGCGCTGCAGGCCGCCGGGCGCGACGTCACGCGGGCGAAGTTCATCGATGCGGTCGAGCATCTCAACTTCAGCTCGGTCATGGCCGGTCCGATCGTCTTCACCCATACCGAGCATGCGGCCCAGAAGGCGTCGATCTACTTCAAGTATGACGGCGAGAACCTGACCGAAGTGCCGGGTGTCTTCGCCTCGCGCTGGACGTACAAGGCGGACTGA
- a CDS encoding FAD-dependent oxidoreductase, with amino-acid sequence MSETAVDVLVVGSGAAGMAAALTASIEGLSVLLVEKTDRIGGSTAISGGGIWIPNNDKTDASGHPDSLAEAKTYLDRIVGNWSSDEMKLAFLEQGPAALAYLERHTELEVSGRVYSPDYYPDAEGAKLGGRGVDPVEFDGRLLGKHFAELREPLPGFTVLGGMMVNLYDVRHLLAITRNLASFKHGMKLLIRYALDRLGHKRGTRLVLGNALAGRLFKSMLDRGVPYWLNAPAKRLIVTDGKVVGAVVARDGREQQVAVRKGVVLAAGGFPSDPERRRAFLPIEAGMWSMAPAGNSGDGLRLGEMAGAKVRSENASNVFYSPISILKRPDGTEVKFPHLIWDRAKPGLMAVNGAGRRFVNESTSYHEFCLAMIESHKQVPSIPSFLICDADFLGKWGLGLVKPGRRGLRQMRAAGYVIEAPTIEGMAQRIGVDPSTLNASVAGFNQAAAKGVDSEFAKGSTAYNRYLGDPTLTDHNPCLGPIVTAPFYAVRVYPGDIGTAGGLVTDGKGRVLDPAGKPIPGLYAAGNDMNSVMGGTYPGPGITLGPALTFGHVAGMELARG; translated from the coding sequence GTGAGCGAGACCGCCGTCGACGTCCTGGTGGTCGGCTCCGGCGCTGCCGGCATGGCGGCGGCACTGACCGCCTCGATCGAGGGATTGAGCGTGCTGCTGGTCGAGAAGACCGACCGGATCGGCGGCTCGACGGCGATCTCGGGCGGCGGCATCTGGATCCCGAACAACGACAAGACCGACGCAAGCGGCCATCCGGACAGCCTCGCCGAGGCCAAGACCTATCTCGACCGCATCGTCGGCAACTGGTCGTCCGACGAGATGAAGCTCGCCTTCCTGGAACAGGGGCCGGCGGCACTCGCCTATCTTGAGCGCCACACTGAGCTCGAGGTGAGCGGCCGGGTGTATTCGCCCGACTACTACCCTGATGCGGAGGGGGCAAAGCTCGGCGGGCGCGGTGTCGATCCGGTGGAATTCGACGGTCGACTGCTGGGCAAGCATTTTGCCGAGCTGCGCGAGCCGCTGCCCGGTTTCACGGTCTTGGGCGGCATGATGGTCAATCTCTATGACGTCCGGCATCTGCTCGCCATCACCAGGAACCTGGCGTCGTTCAAGCACGGCATGAAGCTTTTGATCCGCTACGCGCTCGACCGGCTGGGCCACAAGCGCGGGACCCGTCTCGTGCTGGGCAATGCGCTGGCCGGCAGGCTGTTCAAGTCGATGCTCGACCGCGGCGTTCCCTACTGGCTCAACGCGCCGGCCAAGCGGCTGATCGTGACGGATGGCAAGGTCGTGGGCGCCGTCGTGGCGCGCGACGGGAGGGAGCAGCAAGTCGCCGTTCGCAAGGGCGTCGTGCTCGCGGCCGGCGGCTTCCCGTCCGATCCCGAGCGTCGGCGAGCCTTTCTGCCGATCGAGGCCGGCATGTGGTCGATGGCGCCGGCGGGCAATAGCGGCGATGGGCTGCGGCTCGGCGAAATGGCGGGCGCCAAGGTGCGCAGTGAGAACGCGTCAAACGTGTTCTACAGCCCGATTTCGATCTTGAAACGGCCCGACGGCACGGAGGTGAAGTTCCCGCATCTGATCTGGGATCGCGCCAAGCCCGGCCTGATGGCCGTGAACGGCGCCGGGCGGCGCTTCGTCAATGAATCCACCTCCTATCACGAGTTCTGCCTGGCAATGATCGAGAGCCACAAGCAAGTGCCCTCGATCCCCTCTTTCCTGATCTGCGATGCGGACTTCCTCGGCAAATGGGGCCTCGGCCTCGTCAAGCCCGGGCGGCGCGGCCTCAGGCAGATGCGGGCGGCTGGATATGTGATCGAGGCCCCCACGATCGAGGGGATGGCCCAGAGGATCGGGGTCGACCCCAGCACCCTCAATGCCTCGGTCGCCGGCTTCAACCAAGCGGCGGCGAAGGGCGTCGATAGCGAATTCGCCAAGGGCAGCACCGCTTACAACCGGTACCTCGGCGACCCGACCTTAACGGACCACAATCCCTGCCTCGGCCCGATCGTCACGGCACCGTTCTATGCGGTGCGTGTCTATCCAGGCGACATCGGCACCGCGGGCGGATTGGTCACCGACGGCAAGGGACGCGTCCTCGATCCGGCCGGCAAGCCGATCCCGGGGCTCTATGCGGCCGGTAACGACATGAACTCGGTCATGGGCGGCACTTATCCAGGGCCCGGGATCACGCTTGGTCCAGCGCTGACGTTCGGTCACGTCGCAGGGATGGAACTGGCGCGGGGATAG
- a CDS encoding branched-chain amino acid ABC transporter permease, giving the protein MKRLLAVLGVAAVVAGAVVLEASATGYIVYLVNLLLVTLVLSLGLHVVIGESGQFSLAHSAFYGIGIYATAIATTAHWPFILALGVGGLAAAVCGLVIGLLALRMRDIYLALSTFAFGEAMQWVFLNWEAVTGGPNGYNIPPTKLFGFAIMSDREAFPLVAVLAVLFLAATLVLHHSGFGRALRAVRESEIAAAAVGVNVKLMKLAAFTLSALLAGAAGGMFTTFSTFIHPDSLGFSTTVLVLTVVVVGGIGSVWGVVGGAVVFGLLNELLRQLPSYQEMIYGAILMGFMMFAPRGMFAALRGAR; this is encoded by the coding sequence ATGAAGCGCCTGCTCGCGGTTCTCGGCGTCGCTGCCGTCGTGGCCGGCGCGGTCGTGCTGGAGGCCTCGGCGACCGGCTATATCGTCTATCTGGTCAATCTGCTGCTGGTCACCCTGGTACTGTCGCTCGGGCTCCATGTCGTGATCGGCGAAAGCGGCCAGTTCTCCCTCGCGCACTCCGCCTTCTACGGCATCGGCATCTACGCGACGGCGATCGCCACCACCGCGCACTGGCCATTCATCCTTGCGCTCGGCGTCGGCGGCCTCGCCGCCGCCGTCTGCGGGCTGGTGATCGGCCTCCTGGCCTTGCGGATGCGCGACATCTATCTGGCACTCTCGACCTTCGCGTTCGGCGAGGCGATGCAGTGGGTGTTCCTCAATTGGGAAGCGGTCACCGGCGGCCCCAACGGCTACAACATCCCGCCGACGAAGCTGTTCGGTTTCGCGATCATGTCCGACCGGGAGGCGTTCCCCCTGGTCGCGGTTCTCGCGGTGCTGTTCCTCGCCGCGACGCTGGTGCTGCATCATTCGGGCTTCGGCCGGGCGCTCAGGGCCGTGCGCGAGAGCGAGATCGCCGCGGCCGCGGTTGGCGTGAACGTCAAGCTGATGAAGCTCGCCGCCTTCACGCTGTCCGCCCTGCTCGCCGGTGCGGCGGGCGGGATGTTCACCACCTTCTCGACCTTCATCCACCCGGATTCGCTGGGCTTCTCCACCACCGTCCTGGTGCTGACCGTAGTGGTCGTGGGCGGCATCGGCTCGGTCTGGGGCGTGGTGGGCGGTGCCGTCGTGTTCGGCCTGTTGAACGAGCTGCTGCGCCAGCTGCCGTCCTATCAGGAGATGATCTATGGCGCGATCCTGATGGGCTTCATGATGTTCGCGCCGCGCGGCATGTTCGCAGCCCTACGGGGGGCGCGATGA
- a CDS encoding ABC transporter ATP-binding protein has product MSAPMLRLDGLVKRFGGLVAVSGLSLTVEEGTIHALIGPNGAGKSTVFNCISRLYRPSEGRIFLAGEDITELPAHAMAGRGVARSFQNLELFNELTVLENVMLGAHAAHDTSWLARLSPFSRPARERAEALIEQTGLADLRHARANSLDFGRQKMLEVARALAGSPRLLLLDEPAAGLRAREIARLDRMLTDLAAKGLTILLVEHVMQLVMAVSNHITVLSFGQKIAEGTPAEIRANPKVIEAYLGTREHAHG; this is encoded by the coding sequence ATGAGCGCGCCGATGCTGCGGCTCGACGGCCTGGTCAAGCGCTTCGGCGGGCTGGTCGCGGTGAGCGGCCTGTCGCTCACCGTCGAGGAAGGCACGATCCATGCGCTGATCGGCCCGAACGGCGCCGGCAAGTCGACGGTGTTCAACTGCATCTCGCGCCTCTACCGCCCGTCGGAAGGCCGCATCTTCCTCGCCGGAGAGGACATTACCGAGCTGCCGGCGCATGCGATGGCCGGGCGCGGCGTGGCGCGCAGCTTCCAGAACCTGGAGCTGTTCAACGAGCTGACCGTGCTCGAGAACGTGATGCTGGGCGCGCATGCGGCGCACGACACCTCGTGGCTCGCCCGGCTCTCGCCTTTCTCCCGCCCGGCGCGCGAGCGTGCCGAGGCTCTGATCGAGCAGACCGGGCTCGCCGATCTCAGGCACGCCCGGGCCAATTCCCTCGATTTCGGCCGCCAGAAGATGCTCGAGGTCGCCCGTGCGCTCGCCGGCTCGCCGCGTCTGCTGCTGCTGGACGAACCGGCGGCGGGCTTGCGCGCCCGTGAGATCGCGCGGCTCGACCGCATGCTGACGGACCTGGCGGCGAAAGGGCTGACCATCCTGCTGGTCGAGCATGTGATGCAGCTGGTGATGGCGGTGAGCAACCATATCACCGTGCTCTCCTTCGGCCAGAAGATCGCCGAGGGCACGCCGGCCGAAATCCGCGCCAATCCGAAGGTGATTGAGGCCTATCTCGGTACGCGGGAGCATGCCCATGGCTGA
- a CDS encoding branched-chain amino acid ABC transporter permease, producing the protein MDLEVVWLFVQQGVASGLVSGAVYALLALAIVIVYRTTDVANFAQGEIYMAASYLAFFLIVVFAAPILLAIPLTILIVCGGAAVFQRLVLARVASVRGVSVNLVIATLGLSYFLKGMVRFSGFGDAPRSFPSVVPDGALTIGDASLSYLDIVIFVTSLVVMALFFWMFTFTKTGRAMRAVGMNRRAAALVGISLTRVQMQVWACSGGISAIAALLIAPKLLLTVEMGHVATLAFAAAIVGGFTSLPGAVVGGFIIGIAENLVGLFVSSRAIVVTPFVVIMLVLILKPQGLFGGAVRVRKV; encoded by the coding sequence ATGGATCTGGAAGTCGTCTGGCTGTTCGTGCAGCAGGGTGTCGCCTCCGGCCTCGTGAGCGGGGCGGTCTACGCCCTGCTGGCACTCGCCATCGTGATCGTCTACCGCACGACCGACGTCGCCAATTTCGCCCAGGGCGAGATCTATATGGCGGCTTCGTATCTGGCCTTCTTCCTGATCGTGGTGTTCGCGGCCCCGATCTTGCTCGCCATTCCGCTCACCATCCTGATCGTCTGCGGTGGTGCCGCGGTCTTTCAGCGGCTGGTACTGGCGCGGGTGGCCTCGGTCCGCGGCGTGTCGGTCAACCTGGTGATCGCGACGCTGGGCTTGTCCTACTTCCTCAAGGGCATGGTGCGCTTCTCCGGCTTCGGCGACGCGCCGCGGTCGTTCCCGTCGGTCGTGCCCGACGGAGCGCTCACGATCGGCGACGCCTCGCTCTCCTACCTCGACATCGTCATCTTCGTGACCTCGCTCGTCGTCATGGCGCTGTTCTTCTGGATGTTCACCTTTACGAAGACCGGCCGGGCGATGCGGGCGGTGGGCATGAACCGCCGCGCGGCGGCACTCGTCGGCATCAGCCTCACGCGCGTGCAGATGCAGGTCTGGGCCTGCTCCGGCGGGATCTCGGCCATCGCGGCCCTGTTGATCGCGCCCAAACTGCTGCTGACGGTCGAGATGGGGCATGTCGCGACCCTGGCCTTCGCGGCTGCGATCGTCGGCGGCTTCACGTCGCTGCCGGGTGCCGTGGTCGGGGGCTTCATCATCGGCATCGCCGAGAATCTCGTGGGCCTGTTCGTCTCCTCGCGCGCCATCGTCGTCACCCCGTTCGTGGTGATCATGCTGGTGCTGATCCTGAAGCCGCAGGGCCTGTTCGGCGGCGCTGTCCGGGTGAGGAAGGTATGA